A section of the Roseivirga sp. BDSF3-8 genome encodes:
- the gwsS gene encoding grasp-with-spasm system SPASM domain peptide maturase, with amino-acid sequence MSKPKEVFRLYANCKVTEGARRSIVCDLWHSRYDFIPNMLAYLLKEHDGMSLEEIKAHYDHEHDDVIEEYYDFLLKNGYGFYTDEPHLFPALPEGYRHPGRISNAIIDMDRQSGHDYKSLFGQLEALGCKAVQIRAYDPCPPAEWVRIMDCLLDTHIQAVEILTPHMDNVPPSEWIKVVNTYPRIGSFAVHGSPEDEVKETPGQVPVAFIKQVISDDTHCGLVHPAFFSINIDGYTESREANNCLNGKISIDRQGQLCNCPSLPERYGHVSEVSLAEALAMQDFVRYDSITKDSVSVCSDCEFRYICSDCRAFTHEKDYGTEAPKKYGKPAKCTYDPYTATWQSDVS; translated from the coding sequence ATGAGTAAGCCGAAAGAGGTATTCAGATTGTATGCAAATTGTAAGGTTACGGAAGGAGCCCGCCGTAGCATCGTATGTGACCTGTGGCATAGTCGCTACGACTTTATTCCTAATATGCTCGCTTATCTGCTGAAGGAACATGATGGTATGAGCCTGGAGGAGATCAAGGCTCATTATGATCATGAGCATGACGATGTGATAGAGGAGTACTATGATTTCCTCCTAAAAAACGGGTACGGATTCTACACGGATGAACCTCATCTTTTTCCGGCGCTGCCAGAAGGGTACCGCCACCCCGGCCGTATAAGCAATGCCATAATCGATATGGACCGGCAGTCCGGGCACGACTACAAGAGTCTGTTTGGCCAACTGGAGGCACTTGGTTGCAAGGCTGTGCAAATCAGGGCATATGATCCCTGCCCGCCTGCAGAATGGGTGAGGATAATGGATTGCCTGTTGGATACGCACATCCAGGCAGTGGAAATCCTTACGCCGCATATGGACAATGTGCCTCCTTCCGAATGGATAAAGGTGGTCAATACCTACCCGCGTATAGGCAGCTTTGCCGTGCATGGCTCTCCGGAAGATGAGGTAAAAGAGACCCCCGGACAGGTGCCAGTGGCGTTTATAAAGCAAGTGATTAGTGATGATACGCACTGCGGCCTGGTGCATCCTGCTTTTTTCAGTATCAATATCGATGGCTATACTGAGAGCCGGGAGGCTAATAACTGTCTTAATGGCAAAATCAGTATAGACAGGCAGGGGCAGCTATGTAACTGTCCCAGCCTGCCCGAACGCTATGGCCATGTCAGTGAGGTTAGCCTGGCGGAGGCGCTGGCTATGCAGGACTTTGTCCGGTATGATAGCATCACAAAAGACAGTGTCTCGGTATGTAGCGATTGTGAGTTTCGCTACATCTGTTCAGACTGCAGGGCTTTTACCCATGAAAAAGACTACGGAACAGAAGCGCCCAAAAAGTACGGTAAGCCAGCCAAATGCACATACGATCCGTATACGGCCACCTGGCAATCCGACGTCTCCTGA
- the gwsG gene encoding grasp-with-spasm system ATP-grasp peptide maturase: MILIISQPMEYTTSEVCRWLRHWKVPHVRLHPEDLQEGGMHYELGAGSRTEEPEKNRTVQVDPVGAERWQSDEVNTVWYRRWSQPRQLMQLWKNAGEPELDKVRRHLGGEFATLTQTLIRHLGDVKWLNHPSDNHLNKIDVLEKALEAGFDVPETLITGKKAALSRFIDQHGAVISKPVKEVDFFPYHGDEFSLYTVRFTADELEDLPDTFFPTLFQRQIPKQYEIRTFYLGGECYSMAIFSQADKMTELDFRRYNHGNMNQMVPFNLPAEQEAAADRLMKALNMDSGSLDIIRDTEGRYVFLEVNPVGQFGMVSRPCHYQLEEKVARFLRERTAKTETT; this comes from the coding sequence ATGATCCTTATAATCAGTCAGCCGATGGAGTATACCACCAGTGAAGTATGTCGCTGGTTGCGTCACTGGAAGGTACCACATGTACGGCTGCATCCGGAAGACCTGCAGGAAGGCGGTATGCATTACGAGCTAGGGGCCGGTAGCAGGACGGAAGAGCCGGAAAAGAACCGCACCGTGCAGGTCGATCCTGTTGGTGCTGAGCGGTGGCAGTCTGATGAAGTAAATACAGTATGGTACCGCCGGTGGAGTCAGCCCAGGCAACTGATGCAGCTCTGGAAAAATGCAGGGGAGCCGGAGCTGGATAAGGTGCGGCGGCACCTTGGCGGAGAGTTTGCCACCCTTACCCAAACGCTGATACGCCACCTCGGCGATGTGAAGTGGCTAAACCACCCTTCAGATAATCACCTGAATAAGATAGACGTGCTCGAGAAGGCTCTTGAGGCCGGGTTTGATGTGCCTGAAACTCTCATTACCGGCAAAAAAGCAGCGCTTAGCCGTTTCATAGACCAGCATGGTGCTGTTATATCCAAGCCAGTAAAGGAGGTGGATTTTTTCCCTTACCACGGGGATGAATTCAGCCTGTATACCGTGCGGTTTACTGCCGATGAACTGGAAGACCTGCCGGATACTTTCTTTCCTACGCTTTTTCAACGACAGATACCTAAGCAGTATGAGATACGAACCTTCTACCTGGGTGGTGAATGCTATAGCATGGCTATATTCAGTCAGGCAGATAAGATGACTGAGCTGGACTTTCGCCGCTATAACCACGGCAATATGAACCAGATGGTGCCCTTTAATCTGCCGGCGGAGCAGGAAGCCGCAGCTGACCGCCTTATGAAGGCCCTGAATATGGACTCGGGCAGCCTGGATATCATCCGGGATACAGAGGGCCGCTATGTGTTCCTGGAGGTGAACCCGGTAGGCCAGTTTGGCATGGTCTCTCGACCGTGTCATTACCAACTGGAGGAAAAGGTAGCCCGCTTTTTACGAGAAAGAACAGCGAAAACAGAGACGACATGA
- a CDS encoding response regulator has translation MADKNKAQYNAVMLIDDNEIDNLINQKMIEAADMTKNIYTHTGAKSAIEFLKNIEKMEGVAEQVLPEIIFLDIDMPLMDGFQFLDEFDKMGDVTKSKCKIVMLTSSINPQDMNKSKKYNYVKKYINKPLTQDTLSKLSV, from the coding sequence ATGGCAGACAAAAATAAGGCGCAGTATAATGCAGTGATGCTTATCGATGATAATGAGATAGACAACCTCATTAATCAAAAAATGATCGAAGCAGCGGATATGACTAAAAACATATATACGCATACCGGTGCTAAAAGTGCGATCGAGTTCCTTAAGAACATCGAAAAAATGGAGGGCGTAGCCGAGCAGGTGCTTCCCGAGATCATTTTCCTCGATATCGATATGCCGCTGATGGACGGGTTCCAGTTCCTGGATGAGTTTGATAAAATGGGTGATGTAACTAAGAGCAAGTGCAAAATCGTAATGCTCACGTCCTCCATTAACCCTCAGGACATGAATAAGTCTAAGAAATACAACTACGTGAAAAAATATATAAATAAGCCTCTTACGCAGGACACTCTTTCCAAGCTGTCCGTGTAA
- a CDS encoding Hsp20/alpha crystallin family protein, which yields MALVKYQTVPTFDLFDRFFGQEAFQTNGHKGFSPSVDVAETENSFELSFALPGFTKESFTIDVEERNLVVSGERSREDREGVIYHSVGTGYGKFKKSYILPDNADAENIKATFENGILRVEIAKKQKTLRKIEVK from the coding sequence ATGGCACTTGTTAAATATCAAACCGTTCCTACTTTCGACCTTTTTGATCGCTTCTTCGGACAGGAGGCTTTTCAAACTAACGGACACAAAGGATTCTCCCCTTCGGTAGATGTGGCTGAGACTGAAAACTCATTTGAACTCTCATTTGCCCTGCCCGGCTTCACCAAAGAGAGCTTTACCATAGATGTGGAAGAGCGTAACCTCGTAGTAAGTGGTGAGCGCAGCCGTGAAGACAGGGAAGGGGTGATCTACCATAGTGTAGGTACCGGATACGGCAAGTTCAAGAAGTCTTACATCCTCCCCGATAATGCAGACGCCGAAAACATCAAAGCAACCTTTGAGAACGGTATCCTGCGCGTGGAGATCGCTAAGAAGCAGAAAACCCTCAGAAAAATTGAGGTGAAATAA
- a CDS encoding aldehyde dehydrogenase family protein, producing the protein MSDTFGIRQALEQLGIAEKNNGTGTGSQWWSSGDETISSYSPVDGELIATTTVTTAEDYEKVVETASAAFQEWRKIPAPKRGEVVRQVGEALRKYKEPLGKLVSYEMGKSLQEGLGEVQEMIDICDFAVGQSRQLYGSTMPSERENHRMFEQYHPLGIVGIISAFNFPVAVWSWNSALAWVCGDVTIWKPSEKTPITAVACQKITQEVFAANEVPEGVSCLINGDYRVGELMSQDKRVPLVSATGSTRMGRAVGETVAKRMGRVLLELGGNNALIISQHADMEKAMIGSVFGAVGTCGQRCTTTRRLLVHESIFDSFTQKLRKAYGQLKIGNPLDESNHIGPLIDKGAVAMYEDAIKKAKEEGGKAIVEGGKLEGEGYESGCYVKPAIYEVENHYAIVQHETFAPILYVMKYSTLDEALELQNSVPQGLSSAIMTENLREAELFLSAAGSDCGIANVNIGTSGAEIGGAFGGEKETGGGRESGSDAWKVYMRRQTNTVNYGTELPLAQGIKFDI; encoded by the coding sequence ATGTCAGACACTTTCGGAATCCGGCAGGCGCTGGAGCAACTAGGTATCGCAGAAAAAAATAATGGCACCGGCACCGGTAGCCAGTGGTGGAGTAGCGGAGATGAGACCATCTCATCCTATTCGCCTGTTGATGGTGAGCTTATAGCCACTACCACCGTTACCACGGCGGAAGACTATGAGAAGGTGGTAGAGACTGCCTCGGCTGCTTTCCAGGAGTGGAGAAAGATACCCGCCCCCAAGCGTGGTGAGGTGGTACGCCAGGTAGGCGAGGCCCTGCGTAAGTACAAAGAGCCACTGGGCAAACTGGTGAGCTATGAAATGGGCAAGTCACTTCAGGAAGGTTTAGGCGAGGTACAGGAGATGATCGACATCTGCGACTTTGCGGTAGGCCAGAGCCGTCAGCTTTATGGTTCCACTATGCCCAGTGAGCGCGAAAACCACCGCATGTTCGAGCAGTACCATCCCCTCGGTATTGTGGGCATCATCTCCGCCTTTAACTTCCCCGTGGCGGTGTGGTCATGGAATAGCGCCCTGGCCTGGGTATGTGGTGATGTCACTATCTGGAAGCCTTCTGAGAAAACCCCTATCACGGCTGTGGCTTGCCAGAAAATTACGCAGGAAGTGTTTGCTGCCAATGAGGTGCCTGAAGGCGTGAGCTGCCTGATAAACGGTGACTACCGGGTGGGTGAGCTCATGAGCCAGGATAAGCGTGTTCCTCTGGTGTCAGCAACAGGTTCTACCCGTATGGGCCGCGCCGTAGGTGAAACGGTAGCCAAGCGTATGGGCCGCGTACTATTGGAGCTTGGTGGTAATAACGCCCTCATCATAAGCCAGCATGCCGATATGGAAAAAGCCATGATCGGTAGTGTGTTTGGTGCAGTAGGTACTTGCGGACAGCGCTGTACCACTACGCGCCGGTTACTGGTGCATGAAAGCATATTCGATAGCTTCACACAGAAACTCAGGAAGGCCTACGGTCAGTTAAAGATCGGTAACCCGCTGGATGAGAGTAACCACATAGGTCCGCTTATTGACAAAGGCGCAGTGGCAATGTATGAGGACGCTATCAAAAAGGCGAAAGAAGAAGGTGGGAAGGCCATAGTAGAAGGCGGTAAGCTGGAAGGCGAAGGCTACGAAAGCGGTTGCTATGTCAAGCCTGCTATCTACGAAGTGGAAAATCACTACGCTATAGTACAGCACGAAACATTTGCCCCCATCCTGTATGTGATGAAGTACAGCACACTGGACGAGGCGCTGGAGCTGCAAAACAGCGTACCTCAGGGTCTCAGCTCGGCTATTATGACCGAGAACCTGCGTGAGGCTGAGCTCTTCCTCTCAGCGGCCGGGTCTGATTGTGGGATTGCTAATGTGAATATTGGTACCAGCGGAGCGGAGATCGGCGGCGCCTTTGGAGGTGAGAAAGAGACCGGCGGCGGTCGCGAATCCGGCTCCGATGCCTGGAAGGTATATATGAGACGCCAGACCAATACGGTGAATTATGGTACCGAACTTCCCCTGGCTCAGGGCATTAAGTTCGATATTTGA
- a CDS encoding Do family serine endopeptidase, with protein sequence MSRKQFFTGIFLASLLSGVIAVGGYRLLTPQPRVIEVNDDEQQPLLTKYLEDTTFVVPEGLNFVFAAEKVTPTVVHIRSTYNGSGDDAQAGRNPLEEFFREYWGDGQRAPRDPHQRRGPARAFGSGVLISEDGYIATNNHVVEDADEVQVTLEDNRVYDAKVIGTDPTTDLALLKIEEDDLPFVKFGNSDVVRVGEWVLAVGNPFDLTSTVTAGIVSAKARNINILRDQSGLQIESFIQTDAAVNRGNSGGALVNLKGDLIGINTAIITPTGVNAGYSFAVPSSIVSKVMRDLKEFGTVQRALLGVQIRSVDADLADQFNLNTLNGVYILGVTEGSAARDAGIEDGDVIVSVNEVQINTVSELQEQIARYRPGDEVDVVVIRNNKRRNFEVKLKNNMGDTQMVRNESSISIGGARFREVSEEEANELEIQGGVRVIDLSTGKFKAAGVEEGFIITSVNKRPIRSVNDLMEALQNNSGGMLFEGVNPDGSESYYAIGW encoded by the coding sequence ATGAGTAGAAAGCAGTTTTTTACAGGCATTTTCCTTGCCTCCCTGCTCAGCGGCGTGATCGCCGTGGGAGGCTACCGCCTACTCACCCCCCAGCCGCGGGTGATAGAGGTAAATGATGATGAGCAGCAGCCCCTCCTGACCAAGTACCTCGAAGACACCACCTTTGTGGTGCCGGAAGGGCTTAACTTCGTTTTTGCAGCCGAGAAAGTAACCCCTACCGTGGTTCATATACGGAGTACTTATAACGGGAGTGGCGATGATGCACAGGCAGGCCGCAATCCCCTGGAAGAGTTTTTCAGAGAATACTGGGGCGATGGGCAGCGTGCGCCCCGTGATCCTCATCAGAGACGTGGCCCGGCCCGTGCATTTGGCTCCGGCGTGCTCATTTCTGAAGACGGATACATTGCCACAAATAACCACGTAGTGGAAGACGCCGACGAAGTGCAGGTGACACTGGAAGATAATCGGGTATACGATGCCAAAGTGATCGGTACAGACCCTACTACCGACCTGGCCCTGCTGAAGATAGAAGAGGATGATCTACCCTTCGTGAAGTTTGGCAACTCTGATGTGGTGCGCGTAGGTGAGTGGGTGCTGGCCGTAGGTAATCCATTTGACCTTACCAGTACCGTTACAGCCGGTATTGTCAGTGCCAAAGCACGTAATATTAATATCCTTCGTGACCAGAGCGGCCTGCAGATAGAGTCATTCATACAGACCGATGCAGCTGTAAACAGAGGCAATAGCGGGGGTGCCCTTGTAAATCTGAAAGGTGACCTAATCGGGATCAATACTGCTATTATCACCCCAACAGGCGTTAATGCCGGATACAGCTTTGCCGTACCCAGCAGCATTGTAAGCAAAGTGATGCGCGACCTGAAAGAATTCGGTACTGTACAGCGTGCCCTGCTCGGTGTGCAGATCCGCTCAGTAGATGCCGACCTGGCCGATCAGTTTAACCTCAATACCCTCAATGGCGTGTACATTCTGGGGGTAACGGAAGGCAGTGCCGCCCGTGATGCCGGCATAGAGGACGGTGATGTGATCGTAAGTGTAAACGAAGTACAGATCAATACCGTATCCGAGCTGCAGGAGCAGATCGCCCGCTACCGCCCCGGTGATGAAGTGGACGTAGTCGTGATTCGTAATAATAAGCGCCGCAACTTTGAGGTGAAACTGAAGAACAACATGGGCGATACCCAAATGGTACGCAATGAGTCCAGCATCTCTATAGGAGGGGCCCGCTTCCGTGAAGTGTCCGAAGAAGAAGCCAATGAGCTGGAAATCCAGGGCGGTGTACGCGTGATAGACCTGAGCACTGGCAAGTTTAAAGCAGCCGGTGTGGAAGAAGGCTTCATTATCACCAGCGTGAACAAGCGTCCCATACGTTCTGTCAATGACCTGATGGAGGCCCTGCAAAATAACAGTGGGGGTATGCTCTTCGAAGGGGTGAACCCGGATGGGTCAGAAAGCTACTATGCCATAGGATGGTGA